The DNA segment TCAGTTTGTGCAGGATCAGCAGGATTTGGCTGATCAAGAAGGTCCTGGATGCCCACCAAAATTTGCTTCACtgtgatggcgggtctccatccCTACATTAGCACAAGAATGTTATAGATCTAGGCAGTGTCTGTCACCAATTCATACAAGAAACCATTccagaaagaagaagaataaaaagtcATCAAAGGCAACATAAGATACTTACACTATCCTCATTAAGTATTGACAGGCAAACAGTTCCAGAGGGATAGACATTAGGATGAAAGAAGCCTTGAGGAAATTTACACTTAGGTGGCTTGCTTGGATAATCTTCACTGAAGTGGAGTGTCAGAGGAAAATAACCACCCTCCCAATCAGTCTACAATATCACGAAAAATTTCATCATAAAAAATTCAAGATCAAAACAGCCAGAATTTTATCCCTACGCCTATATCTTCCACATTAATTAGTATTTCCTTGGCAATAAATTATCACATACCTAACATGTATAGCcaaaattttaaacttttacttggtaatttttcttttcttcttcccagCAAAGGGAACAACTAAACCAATAAATAATGTGCCTAGAGAGGGGCACTACCTCCTGTAAAGTGGTATTGTTGTGATTTAGGATTGGCAAAAAATCAGCtacaatttcttttctgtaaATTGGTAGATGAGTTGTACTGTACCAAAATTCACAACAATACCGAAAGAGTTGAAAAAACTAAAAAGGGCAACCAAATATGCAGGTGCCTCATGGACAAGGAAAGCATCTCCAGAATTTTCAgcaaaagtatatttttttataattttgattgaGATTTATTTCGTAGAAGAATAGTAGAAAGCATAAAGACATGACAACTGTGATCTTAAAAAATTGAACTCATAACTATTATCCACATTACTGCAACAAAATACAAGGTACCGCACTTTTCCACAACCACAAATGCCTCTGAATACAAATGGAAACATAACAACATTTGCCGTCAAAATTTGAACAAAACCGATGTTTTTGCTCCGGAAAACTAACACAGCAAACAGAAGAAGCAAAGAGGAGAAGCGGAAATTTTCATGTATAAATGCATCATATTTTACAAATGCAGGGAAAATAATCAATGTCTCAATTTTAAGAGGAAAAGATCATTGGTTtcaataaaaatacaaataagaGAACAGAAACAAAAGGAATGATTCAACAGTAACAAAAGAAACATTAACAAGTGCTAAAATGACAAAGTAAGAACTACAAGTAATGCTTAGAATTTTAAACCTTGTTTCATTTCACCTCAAATCTTCCAATTTCGAATTACAACTTCATAGCCACCCATGCATTTCAATTCCTAGAtagtacagtaaaacctctatataggaatactctatataagaataacctccaatttgttataaaaaatttcggtcccaacttgggccggttataaataagaataacctcccaaatgttaattgttatacataatccaagtcccacctttagaaactatacctctatataggaataattatgtaaataatgtatatatgtattaaggatttaaacaaaatttattaaaaaatttaaaaattattgagattaaatatgagttggcacacaaattccaactttaactataaattcttaccattttcccataaaactcttttctttatgtattggaaactaaactcaaaactcttccaattctttaggtattggaaataaaactcgtagacttgatatgctaaacattaatttgttttattaatctaTTCTATTGTACATTGTGTATATAAACCAATTTCAAACAACGTTGCATAATTACTTtttgaataataaaaattagagagttcttattgttgttaaatttataaactttaagtgttgattttttttttttgggtaccaaactctatataagaataacctctcaattgttatacaaattgtccggtcccaaacgtattcctatatagaggttttactgtagatGCTAATCAAGAAAAGGCTAATAACAAAAGTTTTTGAGAGTCCATAACAAAAGATGGAAtagaatatatattatatacattAATATTGAGATATATGATTGAAGAGGTAGCAACCACTGTGAGGATTGTTGGAGTTGAAAAACAGCATAGACATCTCATGTAACTCTAAAATTCAGGCTAAGCTGAAGGAATTGAAAACATGACCGAATCAGGAAAAATGCATTGCCTAATATGTTCTGTACACACTCATGATCATGAACCAAGTCTGGAGGAAATAAAGTATAAAGGATACTAAGGCAAGTTTATGAAAACGCAAAAATGGATACAACAGAATCGATGATCATGTAGAAAGTTAGAAGTAGTACATGCTGACAATAAGCTGATGAAGTAGTTAAATTGTTGGGCACATCTAGCATATGCCAGAA comes from the Euphorbia lathyris chromosome 5, ddEupLath1.1, whole genome shotgun sequence genome and includes:
- the LOC136230543 gene encoding SUMO-conjugating enzyme SCE1; the encoded protein is MSGGIARGRLAEERKSWRKNHPHGFVAKPETLADGTVNLMAWHCTIPGKAGTDWEGGYFPLTLHFSEDYPSKPPKCKFPQGFFHPNVYPSGTVCLSILNEDSGWRPAITVKQILVGIQDLLDQPNPADPAQTEGYHLFIQDATEYKKRVRQQAKQYPPLV